The Sinomonas sp. P10A9 genome contains the following window.
CCTTGAAGCGCTCAGTGGCCTTGTTGCCGGACTCGGCAGCCTTCGCGTCGAATTCGGTGGCTGTCTGGCTCATGGTCATCCTCCTTGATGATGTGTGCCGGTGCTGGTGCCGGTACCTAGTGTGATGGGCGGCACTCGTGCTCGCTCTGACTTCACGCTAGGAGCATTCATTGCGTCTGCACAAATACCTAGTTCTATTGAATTGATATCTCCCACGTTCCAAAACCACCCTTGGTCAACCCTAGGCAAATACCCAGTGTGATTGTTCTCACTCGTTGACAGGATCTTTCACAGCCCGCGACGAGGACGTCGTGGATGGCAACAGGCAAGGGAGAGAACCAATGACGGAAACCCTGGACCACGTCCGCGCCCAGCTCTCTGACGCACTTATCGAGGACGCGTCGACGGGCACCTACCGCGCCAAGCGCAGCATCTTCACCGATGAGGAGCTGTTCGAACTCGAGATGAAGTACATCTTCGAGGGCAACTGGGTCTATCTGGCGCACGAGAGCCAGATCCCGAACGTCGGCGACTACTTCACGACCTACATCGGACGGCAGCCGATCGTAATCTCGCGCGGCAAGGACGAGGAGCTCCACGCCAACATCAACGCCTGCAGCCACCGCGGAGCCATGCTGTGCAGGCGCAAGACGGACAACCGCACCACGTTCACGTGCCCGTTCCACGGGTGGACCTTCTCGAACACCGGCAAGCTGCTCAAGGTCAAGGATCCGAAGGGCGCGGGCTACCCGGAGCAGTTCAACAAGGAGGGCTCGCACGATCTGACGAAGGTGCCCCGCTTCGAGACCTACCGGGGCTTCCTCTTCGGCAGCGTCAACCCAGACGTGAAGCCGCTCGAAGAGCATCTGGGTGAGTCGACCAAGATCATCGACATGATCGTCGACCAGTCCCCTGAGGGACTCGAGGTGCTCCGCGGAGCGTCGACCTACACCTACGACGGCAACTGGAAGGTCCAGGCCGAGAACGGTGCCGACGGCTACCACGTCTCCGCGACGCACTGGAACTACGCCGCCACCACCTCGCGCCGCGGCACGGGCGAGTCGACGAACGAGACCAAGGCCATGGACGCCGGCACGTGGGGAAAGCAGGGCGGCGGCTACTACTCGTTCGAGCACGGCCACCTCCTCCTGTGGATGTGGTGGGGCAACCCCCAGGACCGCCCGAACTACGACAAGAAGGACGAGTGGACCGCGCAGTTCGGTGCCGAACGAGCAGAGTTCATGATCGGAGCGTCCCGCAACCTGTGCCTCTACCCGAACGTCTACCTCATGGACCAGTTCAGCTCGCAGATCCGGCACTTCCGCCCGATCTCGGTGGACAAGACCGAGGTCACGATCTACTGCATCGCCCCGAAGGGCGAGTCCGCGGAGGCCCGCGCCAACCGCATCCGCCAGTATGAGGACTTCTTCAACGCCACCGGCATGGCCACCCCGGACGACCTCGAGGAATTCCGCTCGTGCCAGAAGACCTACCTCGCCGGCGCGGCGCCGTGGAACGACATGAGCCGCGGCCAGATGCACCAGATCACGGGACCCGACGAGACCGCCAAGGGCCTCGGGCTCCACCCGATCTCGAGCGGCGCCAAGACCGAGGACGAGGGCCTCTACCCGATCCAGCACGGTTACTGGCGAGAGCGGATGAAGGCGGCCGTCCAGGCCGAAGAGCAGCTTGAGGCCGAGCAGTCCTCCCCCGAGTCCAACTGACGCCTCCGACACCACTGAGACAGGAGAGACTTTCGATGACCCTCATGACAACGATCGAGCCCGGGACGATCGGACTCGACGACGTGCGCCAGTTCCTCTACCGCGAGGCGAGCTTCCTGGACGACCGCGAGTTCGACCGCTGGGTGGACTGCTACCACCCCGACGCCGAGTTCTGGATGCCCGCGTGGGCCGACGACGACACGCTCACCGAGGACCCGCAGCGCGAGATCTCGCTCATCTACTACCCCAACCGCGGCGGTCTCGAGGACCGCGTCTTCCGCATCAAGACCGAGCGCTCGGGCGCCACGAGCCTGCCGGACCCGCGCACGGGCCACAACATCACCAACGTGGAGATCCTGCGCCAGGACGGCGACGTCGTCGACGTCCGCTTCAACTGGTTCACGCTCTACTACCGCTACAACACCGTGGACACATACTTCGGCGTCTCCTTCTACACCGTCGACTTCGCCGGCACCCAGCCGGTCATCACGAAGAAGAAGGTCATTCTCAAGAACGACTACATCCACCACGTCGTGGACATCTACCACATCTGAGAAGGAGCGAGGACATGACTACAGCCCATGATTCCGTGAACCACACCGTTGCCCTGTCATTCGAGGACGGCGTCACGCGCTTCATCAGTGTGACACCCGGCCAGACGGTCGCCGACGCGTCCTACCGGGCGCGCATCAACATCCCGCTCGACTGCCGCGACGGCGCGTGCGGGACGTGCAAGGCCTTCTGCGAGTCCGGCACGTACGATGGCGGTGACTACATCGAAGACGCGCTCACGGACGACGAGGCCGACGCCGGCTACTGCCTCCCCTGCCAGATGACGCCTGAGAGCGACCTCGTGCTGCGGGTCTCGGGCACCGCCGAGATGGCCAAGAGCGGGATCGGGACCTTCCAGGCCACGATCGAGAAGCTGCACTGGTACGCCGACAACACGGCAGGCCTCACGCTCTCTGTCGAGGACCGCGACAAGCTCAACTACCTCCCGGGCCAGTACATGAACGTCAAGGTGCCCGGCACCGACGAGGAGCGCAGCTACTCGTTCAGCAGCGGCCCCGAGGCCGAGAAGCTCACGTTCCTCGTCCGCACCGCGCCTGACGGCGTCATGACCACGTATCTCAGGGAGCGCGCGGCCGAGGGCGACACCCTCACGCTCGAGGGCCCGAAGGGCAGCTTCTTCCTGCGTGACGTCAAGCGTCCCGTGCTCATGCTGGCCGGCGGCACGGGCATCGCGCCACAGCTCGCGATGCTCGAGAAGATCGAGAAGCTCGCCGCATCCGGCGTGGTCCCCGCGTTCCCGATCCACCTCGCCTACGGCGCCACGTGGGACAAGGACCTCGTCGAAGTCGAGGCGCTCGAGCGCTACGCCGCGACCATTCCGGGCTTCACGTTCGACGCGATCGTGGCCGACCCCGCGTCCGGCCACCCCAAGAAGGGCTACGTGACCCAGCACCTGCTGCCGGGGCATCTCAACGACGGCGATGTCGACGTCTACCTGTGCGGACCGCCCGCGATGGTCGACGCCGTGCGGAAGTACTTCACCGGCGAGGGCATCGACCCGACCAACTTCTACTACGAGCGGTTCGCGGTAGGCGTCGTCGCTGCCCCCGCCCTCGCGGGAGCCGCCGCATGACGACGACCGCGTCTTCGCGGCCGGACACGGCGGCCTCCTCGGTTCCCTCGGTCCACCACGGCCGGTTCGCGGGCAAGTCCGTCGTCGTGACCGGCGCGGCCCAGGGTATCGGCCGGTCCGTCGCGGAGCGCATCGCCGCCGAGGGCGGAGAGGTCACACTCGTCGACCGCGCGAGCCTCGTCCACGAGGTCGCAGACGGCGTGCGCACGGCCGGCACGACTGTGCCCAACATCCCTGTGCACAGCGTGACCGCGGATCTCGAGACGTTCGACGGCGCGCTCGCGGCTGTCGAGGCGGCGGTCGCCTCGGCGGGGCGCATCGACGTCGTGGTCAACAACGTCGGCGGGACGATCTGGGCGAAGCCGTACGAGCACTACACGCCAGAGGAGATCGAGAAGGAGGTGCGCCGCTCGCTCTTCCCGACGCTGTGGATGTGCCGCGCGGCACTCCCCCACCTCATCGCCCAGGAGTCCGGGACGATCGTCAACGTGTCCTCGGTCGCAACGCGCGGAGTCAACCGCGTCCCGTACGCGGCGTCCAAGGGCGGGGTGCGCGCCATCACCACGGCGCTTGCCCTCGAGGCGGCCCCCCACGGCGTCCGGGTCGTCGCGACAGCCCCGGGCGGGACCGAAGCGCCGCCGCGCGCCGTCCAGCGCGGCCCCCTTCCCGCCTCGGACCAAGAGAAGGCCTGGTACCGGCAGATCGTCGACCAGACGGTCGAGTCGTCGCTCATGAAGCGCTATGGGACGCTCGCCGAGCAGGCCGCGGCAATCTGTTTCCTCGCCTCGGACGAGGCCTCGTACATCACCGGCACGGTCCTGCCCGTGGCCGGAGGCGACCTCGGCTGAGGCCTGGGTACCCCCCAAGCGTTGCCGCCCCCGGACCTCTGGGTTCGGGGGCGGCGTCGAACCAGCCGGCCTGTTCCGGGTGACGAGTACCACCGGCAGCACCAATCACCAGCAGCAGCACCAGGCACGACCGAGCATCATGACGCACTACCAGCAGTTGTCCAGCTCCAGATCCCAGCACAGACATCGGAGTCTTGCATGTCATCTTCAGCACAGGCTGCCCTCGGGCAGCGTCAGCGCAGCACCCTGGCATGGATTGTCGCGCTGGGCGCGGCGGCCCTCACCTTCGACGGCTACGACCTTGTCGTCTACGGCACGGTCGTCTCGGGCCTCCTGAGGGACCCCGGCCAGATCGGCCACCTCGACCCCGCGAGCGCCGGCGCCCTGGGAAGCTACGCCCTCATCGGCGTCATGGTCGGCGCGCTCGCATCGGGCGCGATCGGCGACTTCGTCGGCCGCCGCAAGGTCATGCTCGCGGCCCTCGCGTGGTTCTCGATCGGCATGGCTGCCACGGCCTTGACCACCAACGTCACCATGTTCGGCGCGTTCCGTTTCTTCACCGGCATCGGCGTCGGCTCGCTCGTAGCGACCGCCGGCGCCATCGTCGCCGAGTTTGCGCCGAAGAACCGACGCAACTTCTACAATGCGATCGTCTACTCCGGAGTGCCGGCAGGAGGCGTGCTCGCCTCGGTCCTCGCCCTTGCCTTCGACAACGGCGGCAACTGGCGGCCGCTCTTCTTGATCGGCGCGGCTCCGCTCGCGGTCATCCTCCCGCTTGCCGTGGCCAAGCTGCCCGAGTCCCCCCTGTGGCTGCTGGCGCGCGGCCGGCGCCCGGAGGCCGAGGAGCTGAGGCGCCGTGCCGGCGACGTGCTCCCAGAGGCGGCACCAGACCGGGCCCGCCCCGCGGCGGGCGCGGCCGGCGGCGAGCGCGCCGGCTTCGCGGGCCTGGCCACGCGGCGGTTCGCCCTTCCGACCGCCTTCCTCGGTCTCATGAGCTTCGCGGGACTGCTCCTGACCTACGGACTGAACACGTGGCTTCCTGAGATCATGGGCCAATACGGCTTTGGGAAGGCGTACTCCCTGACGTTCCTGCTCGTGCTCAACGCGGCGGCGATCGTGGGCGGGCTCGCGGCGGCCGCGACCGTGGACCGCACGGGCCCGAAGCGGATCATCACCGGGACGTTCGCCCTCGCGGCAGTGGCCCTCGTCCTGCTGACGTTCCACATGCCATTCCCGGTGCTCCTCACAGCGGTGGGCATCGCCGGGATCGGGACCATCGGAACGCAGGTGCTCGTCTACGGCTTCGTCTCGAACTTCTACACGACCCAGACGCGCGCCGCGGGCGTGGCGTGGTGTGCCGGATTCGGGCGGCTCGGCGGGATCCTCGGTCCGCTCGCGGGCGGCCTCCTGCTCTCCGCCGGCGTGACCGGCCAGACGGCGTTCTACCTCTTCGCCGTAGTCGCGCTGCTCGGCGCCGTCGTGACGGCCCTCGTCCCGCGCCCGCGAGGTCGGGCCCACGACGACGTCGCTGCTGCGAGCCGCTCCGGCGCAACTGCCTCCACCGGCGTTCCTTCCGCTGGCGTTCCTTCCACCGGCGGGGACAGCGCGCCTGTCGAGGGCACCGTGCCCGACGGCGAGCCGGAGCCCGCCGTCCGGTGATCCCGCTGAGCGCTACGGTCGGGACCCGTGACGGTTGCGCGGGGTCCCTGAGGATGCATTGTGTGACCGCGGCGACTACCGTCGAGGAATGCTGACACCCCACGAGGACGTGGTCTCGCGCGCCCAGGAGCTGTCCGAACTGGACACGCTCCTGGGCGTTGCCGCGTCCGGGGCCGCGCAGTGCGCCGTGCTGGAAGGACCGCACGGCATCGGCAAGACAGCCCTCTGCGAGGCGTTCGCGGCGCGCCACCCGGAGCTCGCGGTACGCCGGGCCGAGGCATCAGCGTGGGAGCACGGCCTCCGTGGCGGCATCCTCGCGCAGCTCGGCGTGCTACCGGCGTACTCGGCAGACGCCGGACCGACCGAGGATTCCTGGGGACGGGACACGGACCAGCCCTCGTGGCTGCCTGCCGGCCGCGCGGCCCTCGAGGCGCTCTCTCGGCTCGCCGCGAACGGGCCCGCGCTCGTGGTGCTCGACGCGATCGAGCATGCCGACACGCTGTCCCTCGAGGCTTTGGCCTACGCCGTGCGGCGCGTCCATGACCCACTCGTCGTGCTGGCGACGCACGGCCCGGCGGGGAGGCTCCCTGGAAGCCCGGCCGCCGCGTTCGCCGACGCGGCGAGGGCCCGACGCATCGTTCTCGACCCTCTGGCGCCCGAGGCCCTCCGCGAGCTCGCCGCGGCACGCGCGAAGGTGGATCTGACTCCGGAGGCGACTCAGGCGCTGTGGCGGGTGAGCCGGGGCAACCCGGCACTGGCACTGGAGGCGCTGGCGAACGGCGCCGAGTCGATCGGCGCGGAAGGCCTCGCCGCGCACGGGCCGCGCGCCGTCGTGCCATCCGTCGCCGCCCGCGCGGCGGCCGCCCTCGCGCGGCTTCCCCCAGGCGCCCGCGCGCTCGTCGAGGCGGTCAGCGTGCTCGGTGGCACGCCGACGGGAGCGGTAGCTGCCCAGCTCGCTGGCCTGCCCGAGGGCAATGCCGAGGCGCTCCTTGCCGCGGCCGACGCCGCGTGGTCGGCCGGGCTTCTGGAATGCCGCACCGTCGCGGGAACCCTCCAGCTCACGATCCGCGACCCTCTCCTGCGAGATGCCGTCGAGGAGGCCCTTGGCCCGGCTGAGCGCGCCGCATTGCACACTCGCGCTGCCGAGCTCGCAGGCTCCACGCGGGACCGGTTGCGGCACCTGGTCGCGGCGGCCGTCATGCCCGACGACGGGCTGGCCGCTGAGGCAGATCGGCTCGCAGCCGAGGAGGCCGGCGAAGGCGACTGGAGTGCGGTGGCGGACGCACTCGTCGCGGCGAGCCAGCTGCATGTGGACCCCGCCCTCCGCGAGGACCGCCTCCTGCGCGCTGCCGAGGCCATGGTCGGCGCCGGCGACCTCCCCAGTGCCACACCGCTCGCCCGGCGCGTCGAGTCCCTTCCGCAGAGCGCGGCAAGGGACGCCGTGCTTGCCTACTACGCGATCCACAAGGGCCACGCCCGCCGCGCCGGGGCGCTTCTCGCCCGGGCGTGGGAGACGCGGCCCCCGCTCGGCTCCACGGACCTCGCCGCCCGTATCGCTCAGTACCGTGTCCTCGACTCCCTCGCGGAGTGGGACATCCCCGCCCTCCTGGACTGGACCGAGACGGCCGTGCGCCTTGCCGGCCCGGACAGTACTGCGGGGGTCGAGGCACGCGCGATGCTCGGCCTTGGCCTCGGCTCGGCTGGCCGTCTGGCCGAGGCACGCGCCGCCTACGAAGAGCTCGCGGCGACTCCGACGCTCGGAGCGCGCGACCAGCGGCTCCACCTCGGCCGCGGCTGGCTCGCGCTGGGCGTCGACGAGTTGGACGAGGCTCGGCTCGAGCTGCGTGCGGCGATCACCTCGGCGCGCAGCCCCGGTTCGCTGCGCATCACCCTGTGGGCCTATGCGTGGCTCGCCCGCGCCGAGTTCTCGGTGGGCCGCTGGGACGAGGCGCTCGCCGCCGCCCGCACCGGGATCACCCTCAATGCGCCCGTGGGAATGGACCTCCTGGCCCCGATCCTGCACTTCACTGCCGCGCAGATCCACGCGCTGCGCGGCGACTCGGCCGAGGCTGCAGAGCAGAGCAGGCTCGCCCAGCCTGGGCCTGAGGCCTACCCCGTCATGCATCTGGCGGGTGCGCTCGCAGCGGCAGCGGTCGCCGAAAGCTTGGGCGACTACGCCGGGGTGCTGCGGGCATTCGAGCCGATCGTGCGAATGGACCGGTCGCGGGGCATCGACGCGCCGGGGTTCTGGCCCTGGCAGGATGTGTACGCCAACGCGCTCGTCATGACGGGACGCATCGACGACGCGGACGCCTTCCTGCGCCCGCTCGAGGCCGCCGCACGATCGGCGGAACACCGGAGCACGATCGCCCGCCTCGGGTACGTGAGGGGCCGGATCCTCGGCGCGCAGGGGTCGCTCGACGACGCGGTCGCGTGCTTCGAGGGCGCTCTCGCGGCGCTGGATGGGCTGCCGCTGCCCTACAACACGGCCCGCGGGCGGTTCGCCTACGGGCAGACGCTGAGACGGTTCGGACGGCGCCGCGACGCGACCGAGGTCCTGGCCGCCGCCCGGGACGCCTTCGCGGGCGTCGGGGCGCAGGTCTACGTAGCGCGGTGCGAGCGTGAGCTCCAGGCCGCGGGTACCGGAATCTTCCGGACTGCTCCCCACTATCAGCGGGGCCAACACCAAGTGGGGCAGTACCCCGCAGCGCAGCACCCAGGTGCCCAGTACCCAGGCACCCAGCAACCCGGAGCCCCACACCGGGGTGGCCACGACCCCGGCGCCCCGCATCCCGCCCAGGCTCCCGAGACCGGCTCCTCGTCTGGTCCGTCGGTGCCCGCGTTCACGGCCCAGGAGACCGCCGTCGCCCGCCTCGTCGCGGCGGGCCTGAGCAATCGTGACGCCGCCCGAGAGCTGTTCGTGTCCGTCAAGACGGTCCAGTACCACCTCACACGGATCTACGCGAAGCTCGGGATCGGCTCGCGTGCGGAGCTTGCCGCCGTCTACCGTCCGCCGGCGGATGAGTCCTCGGCCACGAACAGCTCGTAGATCGCAGCCGCGTCGCGGTCCCGCCAGAACCGCAGCCAAGTGGCCGCACGAGTCGCCGATAGCGCCCCGAGTTCAGCGAGGACCGCGGCGGCGAAGTCGGTCGGAGCCCACGATCCAGCCGTGACGAGCACTCCGCCCGATGGCGTCACGCCACTCACCGCATGCGGCTCGCGCACGAACCGCGCGCTCCCGCGGTATCCCGGCCACCGCTCGAGCTGGCCGAGGTCGTTCCCTGTGTGCTCGACATCGTCGAGGAGTCCCGCCCTGCCGAGCGCGTCGACGGCCCCGCAGATCGCCGCTACCAAGGTGCCCGTGGCTTTGCATCGCCCCGCCAGGTCGAGCACCTCGCGGTTCGCGGCTGCGTTGTTGTCGTCGTTGTTGTTGTCGTCGTCGTTGTTGTTGTTGTCGTTGTCGTCGTCGTCGTACCACGATGTGCCGCCGCACAGGACGAGCGCGTCGAATCGCTCGTCGACGATGTCGGCGAGGGCCGCCGTCGGGCTGACTGTCAATCCGCCCATGCTCACGACCGCTTGGCCCGTGGCCGTCGCTGTAGTGAGCTCGGCGGCCCGCTCGGTCACATCGTGCTGGCGCAGCGCGCTCATGAGGTACCCCACCTCCCAGTCGGCCATTCCCTCCGGCAGGTAGACGAGCACCCTCGCGGGGGCGCTGACAGGGTCGGCGGCCGCCGCCGTCGTGCGCTCATCGGTTCGTGTATCCATGCCTCGAGGCTAGGCCTGGACGCGGACAGGGCGTGTCCGCAGCGTGCCACCACTAGACTGGATCAGCCATGGCACTGACGATCACGTACCCCGCCAACCTCCCGGTCTCCGAGCGCCGCGACGAGCTCATGGAGGCCATCGCCGCCCACCAGGTGACGATCATCGCAGGGGAGACCGGTTCGGGGAAGACGACCCAGATCCCGAAGATGTGCCTGGAGCTCGGCCTCGGCGAGAAGGGGCTCATCGGGCACACGCAGCCCCGGCGCCTTGCCGCGCGGACGGTTGCCGAACGCATCGCGGAGGAGCTCGGCGTCGAACTGGGCCAAGAGGTCGGCTTCCAGGTGCGCTTCACGGGCGAGGTGTCCAAGGAGACCAAGGTCAAGCTCATGACCGACGGCATCCTGCTCGCCGAGATCCAGCGCGACAAGCTCCTGACGCGCTACTCGACGATCATCATCGACGAGGCCCACGAGCGCAGCCTCAACATCGACTTCATCCTCGGCTACCTGAGGCGCATCCTGCCGCAGCGGCCCGATCTGAAGGTCATCATCACGTCCGCGACGATCGATCCGCAGCGGTTCTCCCGGCACTTCGCCCGCGAGCTCCCCGACGGCAGCTCCGAGCCGGCACCGATCGTCGAGGTCTCGGGCCGCACGTATCCCGTCGAGGTCCGGTACCGGCCTCTGGTCGCCGAACCTGCAGGCACGGGGACGGAAGACGAGGAGAACGCGAGCGACGACGCCCTCGAGGAGGACCGCGACCCCGTCGACGCCGTGTGCGACGCAGTCGACGAGCTTTCCCGCGAGGCGCCCGGGGACATCCTGATCTTCTTCTCGGGCGAGCGCGAGATCCGCGACGCCGCAGAGGCCCTCGCGAGCTCCATCCAGAAGAACCCGCGGATGGCCGGCGCCGAGATCCTCCCGCTCTTCGCCAGACTCTCGCTCGCCGAGCAGCACCGCGTGTTCTCCCCCGGCGGCAGGCGCCGCATCATCCTCGCCACGAACGTAGCCGAGACCTCGCTCACGGTGCCGGGCATCAAGTACGTTGTCGACACGGGCACCGCGCGCATCTCGCGCTACTCCCACCGCACCAAGGTGCAGCGCCTGCCCATCGAGCGGGTCTCACAGGCTTCCGCACATCAGCGCGCGGGCCGCTGCGGCCGCGTCTCGGACGGCATCTGCATCCGCCTGTACTCGGAGGAGGACTACCTCTCCCGGCCCGAGTTCACGGACCCCGAGATCCTCCGCACCAACCTCGCGGCCGTCATCCTCCAGATGACAGCCATGGGGATCGCCCGCGGGCCCCAGGATGTCGCGGCCTTCCCCTTCGTCGAGCCGCCCGAGTCGCGCGCGATCAACGACGGCGTGACCCTCCTGCGCGAACTCGGCGCGCTCGCTGACGGCTCGGCCGGCGATGGAGGGGGAGCCCCCGGCGAAGCAGCGCCCGACGGCGGCGCTCACCGCCGCGATCGGCGCGCCGGCGGCGCGGTCGACGCCGGTAGGCGGGGCACCCGAGGAGGCCTCACCGCCGTCGGCCATCAGCTCGCCCAGCTGCCGGTCGATCCGCGCCTCGGACGCATGATCGTGGAGGCCGCACGGCGCGACTGCGCGCGCGAGGTCATGGTCCTCGCTGCGGCGCTGACCATCCAGGACCCGCGCGAGCGCCCGTCACAGGAGACCGGCAAGCGCCAGGCCGCGGACGAGAAGCACGCGCGGTTCAAGGACGAGAACTCCGACTTCACGGGCTACCTGAACCTGTGGAACTACCTCCAGGAGCAGCAGCGCGAGCTCTCCTCCTCCGCATTCCGGCGCCTGTGCAAGGCCGAGTACATCAACTACCTGCGGGTGCGCGAGTGGCAGGAGCTCTTCACGCAGCTCCGGCAGCTCGCCCGGCCGCTCGGAATCTCGCTGGG
Protein-coding sequences here:
- the benA gene encoding benzoate 1,2-dioxygenase large subunit; translation: MTETLDHVRAQLSDALIEDASTGTYRAKRSIFTDEELFELEMKYIFEGNWVYLAHESQIPNVGDYFTTYIGRQPIVISRGKDEELHANINACSHRGAMLCRRKTDNRTTFTCPFHGWTFSNTGKLLKVKDPKGAGYPEQFNKEGSHDLTKVPRFETYRGFLFGSVNPDVKPLEEHLGESTKIIDMIVDQSPEGLEVLRGASTYTYDGNWKVQAENGADGYHVSATHWNYAATTSRRGTGESTNETKAMDAGTWGKQGGGYYSFEHGHLLLWMWWGNPQDRPNYDKKDEWTAQFGAERAEFMIGASRNLCLYPNVYLMDQFSSQIRHFRPISVDKTEVTIYCIAPKGESAEARANRIRQYEDFFNATGMATPDDLEEFRSCQKTYLAGAAPWNDMSRGQMHQITGPDETAKGLGLHPISSGAKTEDEGLYPIQHGYWRERMKAAVQAEEQLEAEQSSPESN
- the benB gene encoding benzoate 1,2-dioxygenase small subunit; amino-acid sequence: MTLMTTIEPGTIGLDDVRQFLYREASFLDDREFDRWVDCYHPDAEFWMPAWADDDTLTEDPQREISLIYYPNRGGLEDRVFRIKTERSGATSLPDPRTGHNITNVEILRQDGDVVDVRFNWFTLYYRYNTVDTYFGVSFYTVDFAGTQPVITKKKVILKNDYIHHVVDIYHI
- the benC gene encoding benzoate 1,2-dioxygenase electron transfer component BenC produces the protein MTTAHDSVNHTVALSFEDGVTRFISVTPGQTVADASYRARINIPLDCRDGACGTCKAFCESGTYDGGDYIEDALTDDEADAGYCLPCQMTPESDLVLRVSGTAEMAKSGIGTFQATIEKLHWYADNTAGLTLSVEDRDKLNYLPGQYMNVKVPGTDEERSYSFSSGPEAEKLTFLVRTAPDGVMTTYLRERAAEGDTLTLEGPKGSFFLRDVKRPVLMLAGGTGIAPQLAMLEKIEKLAASGVVPAFPIHLAYGATWDKDLVEVEALERYAATIPGFTFDAIVADPASGHPKKGYVTQHLLPGHLNDGDVDVYLCGPPAMVDAVRKYFTGEGIDPTNFYYERFAVGVVAAPALAGAAA
- a CDS encoding 1,6-dihydroxycyclohexa-2,4-diene-1-carboxylate dehydrogenase — its product is MTTTASSRPDTAASSVPSVHHGRFAGKSVVVTGAAQGIGRSVAERIAAEGGEVTLVDRASLVHEVADGVRTAGTTVPNIPVHSVTADLETFDGALAAVEAAVASAGRIDVVVNNVGGTIWAKPYEHYTPEEIEKEVRRSLFPTLWMCRAALPHLIAQESGTIVNVSSVATRGVNRVPYAASKGGVRAITTALALEAAPHGVRVVATAPGGTEAPPRAVQRGPLPASDQEKAWYRQIVDQTVESSLMKRYGTLAEQAAAICFLASDEASYITGTVLPVAGGDLG
- a CDS encoding MFS transporter codes for the protein MSSSAQAALGQRQRSTLAWIVALGAAALTFDGYDLVVYGTVVSGLLRDPGQIGHLDPASAGALGSYALIGVMVGALASGAIGDFVGRRKVMLAALAWFSIGMAATALTTNVTMFGAFRFFTGIGVGSLVATAGAIVAEFAPKNRRNFYNAIVYSGVPAGGVLASVLALAFDNGGNWRPLFLIGAAPLAVILPLAVAKLPESPLWLLARGRRPEAEELRRRAGDVLPEAAPDRARPAAGAAGGERAGFAGLATRRFALPTAFLGLMSFAGLLLTYGLNTWLPEIMGQYGFGKAYSLTFLLVLNAAAIVGGLAAAATVDRTGPKRIITGTFALAAVALVLLTFHMPFPVLLTAVGIAGIGTIGTQVLVYGFVSNFYTTQTRAAGVAWCAGFGRLGGILGPLAGGLLLSAGVTGQTAFYLFAVVALLGAVVTALVPRPRGRAHDDVAAASRSGATASTGVPSAGVPSTGGDSAPVEGTVPDGEPEPAVR
- a CDS encoding helix-turn-helix transcriptional regulator, which gives rise to MLTPHEDVVSRAQELSELDTLLGVAASGAAQCAVLEGPHGIGKTALCEAFAARHPELAVRRAEASAWEHGLRGGILAQLGVLPAYSADAGPTEDSWGRDTDQPSWLPAGRAALEALSRLAANGPALVVLDAIEHADTLSLEALAYAVRRVHDPLVVLATHGPAGRLPGSPAAAFADAARARRIVLDPLAPEALRELAAARAKVDLTPEATQALWRVSRGNPALALEALANGAESIGAEGLAAHGPRAVVPSVAARAAAALARLPPGARALVEAVSVLGGTPTGAVAAQLAGLPEGNAEALLAAADAAWSAGLLECRTVAGTLQLTIRDPLLRDAVEEALGPAERAALHTRAAELAGSTRDRLRHLVAAAVMPDDGLAAEADRLAAEEAGEGDWSAVADALVAASQLHVDPALREDRLLRAAEAMVGAGDLPSATPLARRVESLPQSAARDAVLAYYAIHKGHARRAGALLARAWETRPPLGSTDLAARIAQYRVLDSLAEWDIPALLDWTETAVRLAGPDSTAGVEARAMLGLGLGSAGRLAEARAAYEELAATPTLGARDQRLHLGRGWLALGVDELDEARLELRAAITSARSPGSLRITLWAYAWLARAEFSVGRWDEALAAARTGITLNAPVGMDLLAPILHFTAAQIHALRGDSAEAAEQSRLAQPGPEAYPVMHLAGALAAAAVAESLGDYAGVLRAFEPIVRMDRSRGIDAPGFWPWQDVYANALVMTGRIDDADAFLRPLEAAARSAEHRSTIARLGYVRGRILGAQGSLDDAVACFEGALAALDGLPLPYNTARGRFAYGQTLRRFGRRRDATEVLAAARDAFAGVGAQVYVARCERELQAAGTGIFRTAPHYQRGQHQVGQYPAAQHPGAQYPGTQQPGAPHRGGHDPGAPHPAQAPETGSSSGPSVPAFTAQETAVARLVAAGLSNRDAARELFVSVKTVQYHLTRIYAKLGIGSRAELAAVYRPPADESSATNSS
- a CDS encoding DJ-1/PfpI family protein, with product MDTRTDERTTAAAADPVSAPARVLVYLPEGMADWEVGYLMSALRQHDVTERAAELTTATATGQAVVSMGGLTVSPTAALADIVDERFDALVLCGGTSWYDDDDNDNNNNDDDNNNDDNNAAANREVLDLAGRCKATGTLVAAICGAVDALGRAGLLDDVEHTGNDLGQLERWPGYRGSARFVREPHAVSGVTPSGGVLVTAGSWAPTDFAAAVLAELGALSATRAATWLRFWRDRDAAAIYELFVAEDSSAGGR